In Candidatus Methylomirabilota bacterium, the DNA window CAGACCGTGAGGAGACCGGTGGCGGGGTCGTCGGCCGCGATGACGCCGCGCGGCTCGATGGGGAGCCCCATCACGCGCGGATAGCGCAGCCGGGCCTCCACGGTCACCTCCGCGTCCGCGAACCCCCGCGTCACGTCGCCCACCTGGGCGGTCGAGAGACCCGCGACGTTGTCGGGCCACTCCGCGTGGACGCGGACCGCGTTCGGGGCCAGGGCGGCGCCGACGGTGGCGGCGACCGGCCGCGGCTCGTAGTCCACCCGGACCGCCTCCAGCGCGTCGGTGGCGCGGTAGGGGTCATCCGCGACGACGACCGCGATGCCTTCCCCGACATGGCGCACCGTCTCGCGCGCCAGGACCGGGTGGGCGTACGGGCGGAACCGCGGAGTCGGGATCAGGGGCGGGACCGGGGCGGCCAGCTCCGGGAGGTCGCCGGCGGTCAAGACCGCCCGGACGCCGGGCTGCCGGAGGGCCTCTCGCGCGTCGACCGCCACGACGCGGGCGTGGGCGTGCGGGCTCCTGACCACCGCGAGGTGCACCAGGCCCGGGAGTCGCACGTCGTCCAGATAGCGGCCCCGACCGGTGAGGAAGCGGAGATCCTCTCTCCGCCGCACGGACGCGCCGATCAGCGGCGTCATGGCGAGCACTCTGAAGCTCGACTCGTCGGCATCCTGTGGCCCGCTGAGCGAATCATACCCCGCCGCCCGGGCCCGCCAAATCGGAAATCCAGGCTGGGCCGTGAAACTCGCGATCGCGCCCCGCGGGTATGTCCTGGAGAGCATCGATTTTGGCCTTTCGACCGGCCTCCCCGCGGCGTTACACTTTCAGCAGCGGCCTACCGCAATTCGCAGAAGGAGGCTCACATGATCGCCCGACCCGAATTGCCCCAACCGACGCCCGGCCCCAGCCCGTCTCCGCGCCCGACCCCCCCCAAGCCCTCCCCCAGCCCCTCACCGTCGCCGTCGCCGACTCCCCCGCCCAAAAGGTAGGGACTCGACCTTCCCGCGGAGACCACAAAAGCCCGCGTGAGCGAGGCTCCACGCGGGCGAGGTCTCCTAGACGTGCCGCCCGAGACCCACACGGTCCGCACGCCTCTCCTGGAGATCGCCTACGAGGCGCACGGCGATCCCCGCGGCCTCCCCATCATTCTCTTGCACGGCTTCCCCGACGACGTGCGCGCCTGGGACGGCGTGGCCGCCCCGCTGGCCGCGGCCGGTCATCGCGTGCTGGTGCCCTACTTGCGGGGCTACGGCCCGACGCGCTTTCTCGACCCCGCGACGCCGCGCATGGCCCAGCAGGCGGCGATCGGGCAAGACCTCCTCGACTTCATCGACGCGCTGGCCCTGCCGCGCGTCCTCCTGGCCGGCTACGACTGGGGCGGTCGCGCGGCCTGTATCGCCGGCATCCTGGCCCCGGATCGAGTGCGCGCGCTCGTCACGATCGGCGGCTACAACGTCCAGGACACGGTGGGCCCGCCGCGCCCCGCTGCGGCGGCCGAGGAGCGGGCCTACTGGTACCAGTGGTACTTCAACACCGAGCGCGGCCGTCGGGGCCTCGAGCAGAACCGGCGGGAGATCTGCCGGCTCCTGTGGCAGGACTGGTCGCCGAGCTGGCGCTTCGACGACGCCACTTTCGACCGGACCGCCCGCTCGTTCGACAACCCCGATTTCGTCGGGGTGGTGATCCACTCCTACCGCCATCGACACGGCCACGCGCCGGGCGAGCCGCGCTTCGACGCGGTCGAGCGCCGACTCGCCGAGCGGCCGCCGATCGCCGTGCCGGCCGGCGTCCTGCACGGCGGCGAGGACGCGGTCGACCCGCCCTATCTCTCGGAGCGCAACATGTCGCTGTTCCCCGCCGGCACGGAGCGGCGAGTCGTGCCCGGCGCCGGACACTTCCTGCCCCGCGAGCAGCCGGCCGCGGTCACCGAGGCGATCTCGAGGCTGCTGGCGCGGACCAGGTGAGCCGGCCCTCGCGCGGGCGCGACTCGGAGCGCGACCCGGCGGTCACGCAAACGTCATTCCCCGGTGATCCGTGCGCAATGTGCGGCTGCCATGCTGAGCGGGACCAGGCAACCATACACACACGGAGGAATGCGCATGGCCAAGCACTGGGTGTCGCGGCGCCGCTTCACCGGGATCTCGACGGTGGGAGCCGGCCGCCTGATCCTGGGGTCGAGACGGGGACGGCCGGTCCGGGCGCCGCGGGCCGGCTCGAGCCGGAGCCCGGCTCTGGCGTCGAGTGCCGGCCGACCCGGCGTCACGCCCTCGCCCGCCGGGGCAGAGTCATCCACAATTTACCTGAGCGTCACCACCCCGTAACCTCGCCGGGCAATACTGCTCGGTGATGAAGAGCCCGAGGGAGACGAACGGCCGAGATCGCCCCGACGAGTCCGGCGCCCCCGCCGCGCGCCCGCGCCTCGGCCGCATCCTGGTGGTCGAGGACGAGCCCGACGTCGCCGAGCTGATCCGGTACAACCTGGCGCGGGAAGGGTACGACGTCCTCCAGACGTCCAACGGCGCCGACGCCCTCCGGCAGGGCGCGCGATAACCCGCCCGGACCTGCTCCTCCTGGATCTCATGATTCCTCAGCTCAACGGCTGGGAAGTGTGCCGCCGCCTCAAGCAGGACCCGGCCACCCGCGCCATGCCGGTGATCATCCTCACCGCGCGTGTGGAGGAAGGCGACAAGGTGCTCGGCTTCGAGATGGGGGCGGACGACTACGTGACCAAGCCGTTCGCCGTGCGGGAGCTGCTCGCGCGGGTCCGGGCGGTGATCCGGCGGAGCGCGCCGGCCGAGCGCGGCGGGAAGGCGCATCAGGTGAAGGTCGGCGACCTGGAGATCGATCGCCGCCGGTTCGAGGTGACGATGAAGGGGCGGCCCGTTCCGCTGACGCTCAAGGAGTTCGAGCTGCTGGCGACGCTGGCGGCCGAGCCGGGGCGCGTGTTCGGCCGCGACGAGCTGCTGGACCTCGTCTGGGGCCGCGACGGCTTCGTGGAGCCCCGGACGGTGGACGTCCATCTCGCCCGACTCCGGGCGAAGTTCATGGGGGCCAAGCTGGCCCCGCCTGCCGTGGAGACGGTCCGGGGGGTGGGGTACCGCTTCCGGGATCCCGAGCGAGGGTCCCCTTCGTAACGAGGTTGTTACACGGCCGTCACGCGCCCGTCACACCGAGGGCGCATCATCCAACCAAACCCGAGAGGAGACACCGAATGAGCCGACGAAACCGCTTGGCCAGCCGCATCCGGGGCACTCTTCTTCTGGGGGGCCTGCTGGCCCTGGTCTTTGCCGCCGGCGCGCCGCCGGCCTCAGCCCAGATGCTCATGAACGGGGCCGGCGCCACCTTCCCCTATCCCCTCTACTCGAAGTGGTTCGACGAGTACACGAAGGTCGATCCGAGCGCCCGCTTCAATTACCAGTCCATCGGCAGCGGCGGCGGGATCCGGCAGATCACCGCCCGTACGGTAGACT includes these proteins:
- a CDS encoding alpha/beta hydrolase, whose translation is MPPETHTVRTPLLEIAYEAHGDPRGLPIILLHGFPDDVRAWDGVAAPLAAAGHRVLVPYLRGYGPTRFLDPATPRMAQQAAIGQDLLDFIDALALPRVLLAGYDWGGRAACIAGILAPDRVRALVTIGGYNVQDTVGPPRPAAAAEERAYWYQWYFNTERGRRGLEQNRREICRLLWQDWSPSWRFDDATFDRTARSFDNPDFVGVVIHSYRHRHGHAPGEPRFDAVERRLAERPPIAVPAGVLHGGEDAVDPPYLSERNMSLFPAGTERRVVPGAGHFLPREQPAAVTEAISRLLARTR
- a CDS encoding response regulator transcription factor, translated to MIPQLNGWEVCRRLKQDPATRAMPVIILTARVEEGDKVLGFEMGADDYVTKPFAVRELLARVRAVIRRSAPAERGGKAHQVKVGDLEIDRRRFEVTMKGRPVPLTLKEFELLATLAAEPGRVFGRDELLDLVWGRDGFVEPRTVDVHLARLRAKFMGAKLAPPAVETVRGVGYRFRDPERGSPS